The genomic stretch CGCAGGAAAGCGGCGCGCCGGACATCGTGGCCAGCGATCTGGAGCAGGTCGAAGGCGCGGCCAAGATCAGGGATTTCCGCAAGGTCGTGGCGCAGAGCCAGTTCGTGCCGCTTGCCGAAAGCATCTCCCTCGAAACGCTGCTCGCCGAACACCGGCTCTCGCTGCCGGCTCCCGACCCTTGCGGTCAGCCGGTATGCATTGCCGGGGAAGCGATTGCAGCGGACCTGGCGATGCGGCCCGATGCTGCATTCTTTGTCGGCATATCGCTTGCTGCCGATACAGGGGCAGCTGTGGATCAGGCACGCGATGCCAACGGCATTGTCCTCGTGATCGATCGTTCGGGTTCGATGCGCGGCTGGAAACTCGATGCCGTGAAGCAGGGCCTTGGCTCTATCCTTTCCCGGATCGGCGACCAGGACAGGCTGGGGGTCGTAAGCTTCGGTCAGGTTGCTCATGTCGTCCGCGAATTCTCGCCGGTTGCCGGCGCACGGAATGAAATCGAAGACGCCATTGGTGGCCTGAAGGCCGGCGGCGAGACCCATATGGCCGCCGGCTTCGAAATGGGATTGCAGCAGGCCATCCAAGAAGACGCGAGTCGTGTCATCCTTCTCACGGACCAGCTGCCCAATATCTACGAAGGGCGCGGCGGTAGCTTCATGGATCTGGCCGGAAAAGCTGCCGAACGCGGCATCGGCCTCAGTTTCGTCGGCGTGGACCAGCGGTTCGACAATGCGGTTGCGTTTGCCCTTTCGTCGATGCCGGGCGGAAGCTTCCACGAAATGGGTCCAAGCGACGTTGCCGAAGAGTTTTTTGCCGCTGAATGGGCAGCGATGGAAGGCGGCCCGTCAGGCAAGGGGACCATAACCATCTCTCCTTCCGCAGGATATTCGATCTCGGCAATCTACGGCGTCCCGCCAGAGCTCGTGTCGCATGCCGAAAACGGTGCCGTGTCGCTGGATGTCGGGCCATCATTCCTGCGCAACCGCCGCGACGGGATATATTTTGCCTTGTCGAAAACTGGCGGCGAGCGTGCAGAGAGCACGGATGCACTGGTTCGGCTTGCCATCGCAGGTGAAGGACCGGCGAGCATCGTCGGAACCTCTGCAACTCCGGCACAGGGTCTGGTGACGGCGCAGCACCTGATCGACGAATACGAGGTGCTGACAAATGCGCTCGGCATCTGGCATTCCGGCGTTGATCGCGATCGTGCCATCGAACTGGTCGCGTATCTCAATGCACGCTTGGCGCGCGGCGAAATCCCCTTGCTCGAACGCGAACGGGCAATGGTGGCGAAGCTGGCCCA from Altererythrobacter epoxidivorans encodes the following:
- a CDS encoding vWA domain-containing protein yields the protein MASAQESGAPDIVASDLEQVEGAAKIRDFRKVVAQSQFVPLAESISLETLLAEHRLSLPAPDPCGQPVCIAGEAIAADLAMRPDAAFFVGISLAADTGAAVDQARDANGIVLVIDRSGSMRGWKLDAVKQGLGSILSRIGDQDRLGVVSFGQVAHVVREFSPVAGARNEIEDAIGGLKAGGETHMAAGFEMGLQQAIQEDASRVILLTDQLPNIYEGRGGSFMDLAGKAAERGIGLSFVGVDQRFDNAVAFALSSMPGGSFHEMGPSDVAEEFFAAEWAAMEGGPSGKGTITISPSAGYSISAIYGVPPELVSHAENGAVSLDVGPSFLRNRRDGIYFALSKTGGERAESTDALVRLAIAGEGPASIVGTSATPAQGLVTAQHLIDEYEVLTNALGIWHSGVDRDRAIELVAYLNARLARGEIPLLERERAMVAKLAQNMALAKDKAAPSELLGRWEVRYEKGLIGAKQGDIVEITAAGGFLIYPRHEHSEDAVTRQTYQHEGERLLIDNTDLVFNYSVKDKGRKLALDDQAGLAKLKLSKLP